The following coding sequences lie in one Apium graveolens cultivar Ventura chromosome 1, ASM990537v1, whole genome shotgun sequence genomic window:
- the LOC141665366 gene encoding pentatricopeptide repeat-containing protein At2g13600-like, producing the protein MNSCKSTFNPNFNLLLKLLRSKVPNTPVSSYITPTYLNSLINRSSNYKHATQIHSKFITYNFLSVSFIFNNLLNLYAKCGHFNKSLTLFKNIQDEYKDVITYTSVITHFSKCSECCKALIFFKKMTSSCVLPNEYTFSAVLPVCGEIGVVCNGEQVHCLILKHGFVLYLFVGSALVDMYGKCGDMRLGKKVFDEMSERNLVSWNSMITGFLRNEMYDDAVGVFKEVVGVKCVVPNQVTFSSVLSACGNMGGLDIGRQVHGVVVKYGLVSVAYVKNSIMDMYVKCGFLEDAYKLFRTIEYRDVVAWNVIALGFVQKGKFEVAWNFFWDMRREGVSPDEVSFSSVLHAVASIAALEHGSLVHNQVIKTGFGYNLCTVNSLIKMYAKCGSLADAHRVFVECKGRNVVTWTTMISAFQQHGSAYQAIELFKNMLEEGIKPSYITFVSVLSACSHTGRVDEGLYYFNAMSEQHNINPGHEHYACMVDLLSRAGRLGEAKNFVESMPIEPGASVWGALFGACYRFGNLEMGVEVAERLFEIEPDNPGNYVLLCNMYTRNGRAKEASEVRRLMGSKRVTKKLGTAGLTLRTNTHMFTTNDRTYNRTN; encoded by the coding sequence ATGAATTCATGCAAAAGCACCTTCAACCCAAATTTTAATCTCCTCCTCAAATTGCTTCGCAGCAAAGTCCCAAACACACCAGTATCTTCATATATCACACCAACTTATCTCAATTCACTAATTAATAGATCTTCTAATTACAAACATGCCACACAAATCCATTCCAAATTCATCACTTACAACTTTTTATCTGTTTCTTTTATCTTTAATAACCTTCTTAACTTATATGCTAAATGTGGTCATTTTAACAAAAGTCTCACATTGTTTAAAAATATCCAAGATGAATATAAAGATGTTATTACATACACTTCAGTTATTACCCATTTTTCTAAATGTAGTGAATGTTGTAAAGCTTTGATCTTTTTCAAGAAAATGACGAGTTCTTGTGTTTTGCCTAATGAGTATACTTTTTCTGCTGTTTTGCCTGTTTGTGGTGAAATTGGGGTTGTTTGTAATGGGGAACAGGTTCATTGTTTGATTTTGAAACATGGGTTTGTGTTGTATTTGTTTGTGGGTAGTGCATTGGTTGATATGTATGGTAAGTGTGGTGATATGAGGTTGGGAAagaaggtgtttgatgaaatgtctgaGAGAAATCTTGTTTCGTGGAATTCGATGATAACTGGGTTTTTGAGGAATGAGATGTATGATGATGCAGTTGGCGTGTTTAAGGAAGTGGTTGGGGTGAAATGTGTAGTGCCTAATCAAGTTACGTTTTCAAGTGTTTTGAGTGCTTGTGGTAATATGGGTGGTTTGGATATTGGGAGGCAAGTTCATGGAGTGGTTGTGAAGTATGGATTGGTTTCGGTAGCTTATGTGAAGAATTCTATTATGGACATGTATGTTAAATGTGGGTTTCTTGAAGATGCGTATAAGTTGTTTCGAACGATTGAATATAGAGATGTAGTTGCATGGAATGTTATTGCGCTGGGATTTGTTCAGAAGGGGAAGTTTGAAGtagcttggaattttttttgGGATATGAGACGTGAAGGAGTATCTCCTGATGAGGTGTCATTTTCTAGTGTCTTACATGCTGTTGCAAGTATTGCAGCATTGGAACATGGTTCCTTGGTCCATAATCAGGTAATTAAAACTGGTTTTGGGTATAATTTATGCACCGTAAACTCATTAATTAAAATGTATGCAAAATGTGGTAGCTTGGCCGATGCTCATCGAGTCTTTGTTGAATGTAAGGGTAGAAATGTGGTAACTTGGACGACCATGATATCTGCCTTCCAGCAACATGGTTCTGCATATCAGGCTATAGAATTGTTTAAGAATATGCTTGAAGAAGGGATTAAACCATCTTATATTACATTTGTTAGCGTTTTATCTGCGTGTAGCCATACTGGCCGAGTTGATGAAGGATTATATTACTTCAATGCCATGAGTGAGCAACACAATATAAATCCTGGTCATGAGCACTATGCTTGCATGGTCGATTTGCTTAGTCGTGCAGGTCGATTGGGTGAAGCAAAGAACTTTGTAGAGTCAATGCCAATTGAACCAGGTGCATCAGTCTGGGGAGCTCTATTTGGGGCTTGTTATAGATTTGGGAATCTTGAAATGGGTGTAGAAGTTGCTGAGAGGCTCTTCGAGATTGAACCTGATAATCCAGGAAATTATGTATTGCTTTGTAATATGTACACACGTAATGGACGGGCAAAAGAAGCTAGTGAGGTGAGAAGACTAATGGGATCCAAACGGGTTACAAAGAAACTGGGTACAGCTGGATTGACGTTAAGAACAAATACGCATATGTTTACAACAAATGACAGAACATATAATAGGACCAATTAG